A segment of the Flavobacteriales bacterium genome:
ACTTTGTGGACATGACGAATCTCGATGCGGTTCGGGCGGCGATCAACGAAAACACCAAGGTTCTTTATACCGAAGCTATCAGCAATCCTCTGCTCGAAGTGGCCAATATGCCGGAGCTCAGCAAGATCGCCAAGGAACACGGGATCAAACTGGTGGTGGACAACACCTTTTCGCCGATGATCATGAGTCCGAAAGCCCTGGGAGCCGATGTTGCGGTACATTCTCTAACGAAGTTCATAAACGGAACCAGTGACGCGGTGGGCGGAGTGGCATGTGGTGAGAAAGAGCTGATAGCGGGAATGATGGACGTGAATGCCGGTTCATCGATGTTGTTAGGGCCGGTGCTCGATGGCTTACGATCGGCCAGTATGCTGAAGAACCTGCACAGCTTGCATATACGAATGAAGCAACACAGCAAGAACGCCGCCTACTTGGCCGAGCGTTTTGAGCAGTTGGGCTTGCGAGTGTTTTATCCGGGATTGAAGTCGCACCCTCAACACGAGCTCATGAAAGAGTTGTACAACGAGGAGTTCGGCTTTGGGGGCATGGTTATGATCGACGCCGGTACCGAGGCAAAATCGTACCAACTGATGGAGCATATGCAAAACTCGAACATCGGCTACCTCGCCGTGAGCCTCGGTTTCTTCAAAACTCTTTTCAGCAACCCAGGGGGAAGCACCAGCTCAGAGATTTCGGAGGAAGAAATGGCCGAAATGGGGCTATCGGACGGTTTCGTTCGTATGTCGGTCGGACTCGACAACGACATCGAGCGCACATATGAGAAAATGGAGGCGAGTTTTAAAGCCGTAGGGCTCGTTTAAAGCGTTTAGCTTTAGCCTTAGCTTCTTCTAATGTTTATTGGTTGAATAGTTGAATGGTTAATTAGTTCAAAGTCCACAGTCCATGGTTCATAGTCCTTCGACCAACTAAACCCTAAGACCTAAAAACTAAGAACTATTTCGGCCTACGGCCGGATGTAGCCCTTGGTTCGGAATTTCGTCAAAGGAGTTCAAGCAGAGCCGTATCGAGCTTTTCAACGGGGAGT
Coding sequences within it:
- a CDS encoding aminotransferase class I/II-fold pyridoxal phosphate-dependent enzyme — translated: MNHYDPAEKILDLQNFGEFGGVNPSITDSSTFTFLQAETMEELFEIEKEGCYLYSRHTNPSNKYLSDALAAMEGTEAAHVSASGMGSISSVLMHLCHKGDEIVSARTVYGGTYAFMKNFLPRFGVNTHFVDMTNLDAVRAAINENTKVLYTEAISNPLLEVANMPELSKIAKEHGIKLVVDNTFSPMIMSPKALGADVAVHSLTKFINGTSDAVGGVACGEKELIAGMMDVNAGSSMLLGPVLDGLRSASMLKNLHSLHIRMKQHSKNAAYLAERFEQLGLRVFYPGLKSHPQHELMKELYNEEFGFGGMVMIDAGTEAKSYQLMEHMQNSNIGYLAVSLGFFKTLFSNPGGSTSSEISEEEMAEMGLSDGFVRMSVGLDNDIERTYEKMEASFKAVGLV